The Phaenicophaeus curvirostris isolate KB17595 chromosome 14, BPBGC_Pcur_1.0, whole genome shotgun sequence nucleotide sequence CCTGTCCTATATTCCCAAAAGCATAAATGAGGCCTGCAAGGATTTAGATAGCTTAGCTTCTGAATGCACAGTGCCATGGCTCTTTTCCAAGGCATCATCAGTCACCGCATGAAAATCCCCACCCATAATTACCAGGGCATATTTGTCACAGGGCATACTCTAGTGAAGAACTTTGCTTTATTCACATGATAGCAAGAAGAGTAAGTAGTTTTAGGGATGAATTTTATCCAGACTTGAAAGTGGTTCTTCAGAACAGAAGGCTAAAATAAATACCCttccagaaaagcaatgaaaccggagaggcacagctctgcttcctCTTCACTCTCACAGTGCTGGGAGAAGGAGGACACAAACTTCTTTCCTATcgatggttttatttttctctgcaaccTGTGTGACCTTTGAAATGCCCTGAAAAGCTCAGTGAACAGcctcttggaaagaaaaaagaaactgaggGCTTGTCACCTGGCAGGGGATCATCCACCTGATTGTTTACTCTGCCTGCGTCATCGAAGTGAGTGGAAAATGAGTTGGTTCTGCCTGGATGGCACAAAATATGTGGGAGGACAAATTAAGGTGGTCTACTGGTGATTACAGCCTGTCTGTCACTGACCTCCTGCTGCTGACATCGAGGAGAGCTTTGTGCTAGGTAATTCCTGACAGTGATGGTTCCGTCAGGGAAGGAGAGTCTTGCTCTTGTCCCAAACAGAAAACGAGTTCTTGCCTCAACAGTGCCATCTCCTTCCAGAAAGCTGATATCTCTGCATTTGGTAACTGCTTTTTCCGTTTCTGCCTCCTGAAGTGGAAGCAAATTCCAAAGAAACAGTGGGGCACAGTGCTCTGCTCTTTGACTCTGCATATCTCCCAACACACCATAGACtcccagaagaaaaaagcaattacGCTCACACTTGCAGGCACCTAAATTTTGCTGTCATAGTGAATTCACCATACACAAGCCAGGGTTGGGTTTCTATCGAATATAAAAACTGCAGCAAAATTTATAGAAAGAAGTCAATTTGGTAGCTTGTCCTAGGGACAAAAGTGTTACTGGGAAGGGTTCACCTGgtttcctctcctcccagcaGTAACTGGATCAGATTTCTTGACAGTCAGGAGAAGCTTTACGCTCCCATTGCTAGCAAGTCCTTTCAGGTCATGTTTCTGCACCTCACTAGCCTTAAAAACCAACTCTCAGATCTCTGTACAGAGGAAACGCTCCTTGCTCTGAGTTTCTAAGCCATTGTGTGGGGTTTTCCTGCATCAAGTGTGATTTAGTTGGTCAGAAGTTCTTCCACAATTAAGACACCAACTGAAATTATCAGGAATTTTGCCCAAGAAAAGAATTTGGGATCAGCAGTATTATAACAAAGGTGTTacaaacaggttgcccagggaggaaGTGGAGGCCCTaatcctggaaacattcaaggtcaggtgggatggggctctgagcaacctgagccagtTAAAGTTGTCCCCGTTCTGCAGggaagggttggactggatgagctgtaAAGCATTCTATGATGAAGTTGATTTTGGTGACTTAGAGGGGAACAGTCtgtgtgcaaaaaaaaaggagaaaaaaaagtaatgtgcAAAGGAAAAAGTTGATGTGAACACGGAACGCTGCAAAACAGATTGAACCTGCTCTCACAGACTCAGAGTGCTGTTTGTGCACTGGCAGTCGATGCAATACCAGCAGCCACTTGGCAGATACTGAGACTGACTCTGTGGCCTCCTCGAAGGCTCTTTCTCTGCATGCCCAATATTTGCTGAACATACACATTCTGAAGAGGACTTTACCAAGGTGTACACAATCACAGAAACCTTCAAAACACACAATGGATGTGGTTAAAGTCACAATCGTTTCTCCAGGTTTTTGAGGTCCTCCTCCAAGGAGTAGAGGTGTTGCTTTGAAGTCACCCACAGTCCCTGTGGAAGTGTGGTTTGGCAGTTGGAGAAAAGGACTTTGCTTACCAGGAAATGAAATTCTTCGAGGTATGTTGCTTATGTGTACCTTCACCTCACgtcctctttttcctcttgtgtAAAGCCCCTTTGACGTTAAGGGACTCGCCCAGGAGTGTAGCACGTGTACTGgtcttttccttcctgtgaaCTaaatgaggacaggatgagtgCCTCCAGGTGCATGGATGCTCCCAGCAGGAACACACACACAGGCAGCCAGTCCCAGAGAATTCCAGCCCTGAGAGACTACCTTACCACTAACAAGCTAAGGTGGGATGTTGTGCTTTGCTGGTGCCATAAATAACTGGAAAGCCTTGGGCAGTTTCTTTCTGAGTGGTTTTAAATAGATTTCTGGAAAGATTTTCAGTAGTCTTAAAGTTTGATGCATGTCACATGTTCTGATACTCTACAACCAGATGGATTTTTTCTTAGCCTTGACCAAAATATGTAGATCCAAGGACTTAGTAGCAgttcagtgctggaagggagATTTGCCTGAATAGCTCTGAGCCCACTGAACAAACAGGCAAGGGGCACGAGAGCGAAGTCTGGCTTTCTGTAGACTGTCAGAAGATCTGAGCTCTGCCTCCAGCATTTCCCACAGTTTGAACACTGAGCCTTTTCTTATCACAGGGACACAGATATTTaggattttattgtttttcatagaattcaGGTACCAGTTTTTGCATATGCAGTGGAATCAGAAGCTGAGCTGGCAGAGCTGTTTGTACAAGGGGCAGCAAGAGTTAGGGGACCCACAGTGTCTTGCACTTCcataaaagagaaggaaacaggagCCTCAGACTTTTATCAGCGAGCTGCTGAGCTAGGAAAGTGatgtttatttcagtttattaaTAAAGGAGAAGATTAATTCACAAGTGGACTGGACACTACCATAGATGCAAATGATCTCTTGATGACTTAAGTTAAATGTAAATGATCCACAAGCCCTGCACTTAGTTATATAAATACTTCTATCTACTAAGCCTTCCTGAAAGGCTCCAGTATGTTCATGCTGGTGTGGAACAGCTCTCTTTTTAATGGAAGATACCGACCTGCTATCGGCTGTACTGTCCTATCCAACCTGAATACCAGCTGTATTGGCTGTGGTGACTGTCAGCAATTGTCTTTCTGACCGAGAGCAGCAGGATTCTGTGCAGTTACACTTTTCTGTCCTTCTGTTTTGACAGCTGAGTGTCAGACTGCAGACAACCAGCACAGATACTTTCCTACATGGTATTGAAAAGGATTCTGCCTCCCTGTGCTATGGGTTCTATGGCATTCGGGGTTTTAAATCATCATCTTCCTCTTAAAATCAtgcattttaataaacaaaatcCAGTACTTTAGCACTCAACACTAAAATGTCTTGCATGAATTCTATATAGGATGGTGCAACTCTGAAAATTTGGAAATTTACCTGCTTTTAAAGAATAGAGGAGGGTtcgtttttttttaaattaaattttactttgCCATGCTAAATTTCACTTTATGTTCTATGTACAATGTTTATGTCATAAATTTGACCCGTTTGTACTGCTCATATTCCCTGTGAACAGGACGTGGGGGTTTGTTGAGGAATGTGGTATTTATGCTGATATTAAGATATTGCCTGTAAATTGCATAAAATTAGCATAAAGCTTAATTGTTTAGGCCTGCAAGAATTATTCAGGGTGAATAATTTAGACTCAAAAAAACTTATTACCAGTTCTTATCTTTGCTTAcagcaacagaaggaaaataataggTATTTTTGCAGTATGGGAACCCGGTTGCATAGCCAGTTCATTTTTTCGCTTAGAAACACAAGTAGTTTGCGAGGAGTTCTTGTGTGGAATGAGAAACCTCTCAGCCCTGGGCTCTTGCTGAATGACTGGCTTTGATCATACCGAGCTCCGCTATTAACTACATGGCCATATAAGTCTCCTGATGTTGTTGCTACCTCCTGGTTGAAGGGCAGTGCCtttttagccttgctttacgaggATTAGATACAAAACCATCTTGCAAACAGCCTAGCGTTGTCACTGCCTTTTTACTTTCTGTAACATTATTGCAaacaaaatatcatttttatGCTTCCATAAAACGAATTACAAAGATGATGGGTCCCATCAAAAGCAGTCCTCTGGGCTTATTCATAGGAATTCtgataatatatatttaaagcaTTCAGCAGCTCAACTGTCAGCTGCCTTTAAAAACTAAGGATGAGAAATAGTTTGTTTCAAGTATCACAGTTTGAGCTAGCAAGTCCTGTTTCCTCTAAAACCCTTTGTCCTTGTAACCTCCCAACTTTAGTTTCTAGGTGTTAATGGGACAGTGATCCTTTCAGGGAACACCTACTGATCATTAGACTCACCTGGTTTGTGATTCACTCTTACTGCCCTTAAGATAAAGACTTGTTTTACTTAAAGCATAAAACGTAAATGCAAAGGTCTTGTGAAGCTCCTTCGGCAGTGAGTGATGTCTCCTTATTTTTATGCTGAATGTCACCGTGTGTGCAGCCTCTCTTTCTACAAAGGCTTAGGAAGCCGAATAGGCGTTATCTCAGCAGGTAGCAGTGCTGGGTCCTTTTGCTGGAGGTTCTCGAGTGACCTTTGGAATTCCTGCAGGGAATCAAGTCCGAATCTGCCATCACTGCCGGTGGCCGTGGAAGAGCTGGTGCTGCCCCAGGATGCTGCATAGTCAGCCTTGAAGGGAAGTCACTGCAGCAGGGTCAACgtgctgcagctgggaacaTCGGCACCACGTGCCAGGTTGTCAGTGGGAGCTGCCTCTTAAGTCTCATCCCTGGACAGTGGTTAGTCTTAGGAGAGTCAGGAAATTCTGCCCTATTATTATTATGCTGCATAAATTCTATGCCAGCTAAGGGGCTGCACCAGTTCCTACTCGGATCAGTAAGAGTCTTCAATTCAATAGACTAGGGATagaatctagaaaaaaaaaataaatctgtatttccTATAGGCTCCCTTAAGGATATAATGGCAAaaatcaaaaaaggaaaagaataacaTTATCTTGGCAGTTATATAATggaataaatttatttcaagaTATAACTTaacttttccattaaaaaaaagaagataaaaatagcAAGGAAGtgtatgaaaaataaagtgtttcatTTGTAGGGAAGTAGTTTTGCATGCTCATTGGTTGTGATATTACCACAGGACATAGGAGAGATTAAATTCTCTgctttgttatttatttcttgtgTGGCCTTGGCAAGTCATTCCATCTGTCGCCTCCCTAGCTGTGAAATAGAGAGTAACGACACTGCTCCACCTCCCAGGGGGATATAAGCGTGAATGAATTAAAGATTGTGAGCTATTCATGATGAGAGAAACCACCGAAGCTGGTAAGGTAGAAGACTGGAAAGTAAATTCAGGCGTGAAAGAAGGGAGGTTATTGTTTAGTCTGAGGTAAAAGACTAGAGAGAGAAGGGATGATTTGTGGATAGGCCAAAGGGATAATGGGTGCATACCAGTAGGAGAACTGTAAACATGATCGGGGAAGTCTTGAGGCAAAGGTGGTGGCCTAATACTGCAGAAGAAACGGTATGGTAAGAGGTGAACAGCACATCCTTTTGTTGTGGTATTTCAAGTGTTTGTTTTTGTAACAGAATTTAATCCTGTATCTGAAAAGCATTTGGAATATTCTGGGTGCTATGAATATGGTCAGTGAGAGAGGAACTGTGTGTGTAATGGCTTGTTACCATGCAAAAATTGTGAATGGATAAACCACTTAAAGCAGCACAGACTGATCGTACATGATTGCAGGTGACAAGTTGGAAACTGATTGGGTTATGAGCGCCATTTGCATGGAGGTGAGCAGTAATTAGGCAAATGGAAGTGAAAAGATGCCCCCAGTCAGCCGTCTTGGTAACTGCAGAGGAGTGAGCTCTTGGGAGAGGAGCCAGAAATCAGCAGAGCACAaggacagcagggatggaggacaTGGTCATAGAGACCCTGAAGACACGGGGCACAGCACTATGCCCAGCTGAGGACAGTGTCCCCTTGTCACCCCAGGACAGCTGTGCTGTCCCTAGCGCCCATCCCTGCCCTGGCCCCGTCGGTGTCTTCTCAACGTCCCCCCCTTCTGCGGGCGGGAGAGAGGAGAGGTTGGGCCATGCCGGCATTCTCCCCAACAAGGTTTGCGTGCAGACAGGACGTCGTCGGTAGCAATAGAATAACAAGGTagtaaaataaatgtgtaaCAGCTTTCTGATTCTTAACGGGGGGGCAGAAGGCGGTAGGCACATGACATGTTCTGAACGGTTGGATCGGGAAGCAGAGTGCTGCGCTGCCCACACAGCCTCAAAGCCAGCCTGGATCTCATAGCCAGGGAGCCCCTTCGCAGCCTGTGGTAGTCAAGGGTCTGAGAACAACACAGGAACCAAGGGGAAATGAAGACACTTCAGCATTCCTGTGCGATCAAAAGCTCTTAACAGTCACAAAATTCATTTATATAAAGTGGCTATTTCCATAATCCATAAAAACATAATCCACGATTATGTTTTGCTATTCAGTTTCCTTCCCTGCTAGCCGGCACCAGCACAGCTGACAATTATTGTACTTTTGGTGCTGTTTAGCATTGTCAAGCACTTCTCCAGTCCTCCCTTAGCTTCTTGGTGTCGAGATCTGCTTTGAGATGGAGAACAGCACCCTCAAGAGTTGACAGTGCTGCTTCAGGGATCCATAGCGTGCAACACATCCTTCCTCTCTCTTGTAGTTAAATTCACTCCCTGACACATAGAACTGAAGCAATGAGAACAAAAGTTTTCTCTTGACATTAGATGTGAAATACTTGGTAGCAGTCACTGTTGGTGTGAACATGGAAATACGCAGTTGTGCTCAAGTGAGGGATGATCAGCTTCTCAATGTTTTATTTGCCTTCAGAGAAGGAGGGgcaataaaaagacaaagaattgTCTTATTTGCCTGTGTCTGGGAACCTCGGTTTATACCATGTTAAAACAATTTGAACAGGAATTTATGTTTTTGTGTAAAAAGAGATTATTTAAAAGTTCTTAACTTAGATAAAAGGGgtctatataaaaaaaaataccgaGCAAACCAGTCCTTAAATTGTGGGGACTTGTTCGTTAATTACAGTAATTAGGAATGGAATCTGATCCTAAACTTTCTGATTtactttgaatttcttttaatatgtGGTTAGGCCTTAATTTCAGAATGATTATAAATTGTGAGAATGTTTTAAGACTACAGAGGCGTAGGTATTGTTATTAAATTACAAACTGAGTTATAGGCTTCTGCCCTTTCATGCAGCActgaccttttattttaaatgtgtacGGCCTACTCCTGGTTTTgccagctccagagctggatgagGCCCTTAGAAAGCTCCAAGTATAAACCACTCGCCAGCTACTATTCCAGATGATATTTCTCCAAGCAggcaaaaagtccagctctggGTTTGCCCCTTTTCTTGGAATGGGTTCCCTTGAGTAGAACAAGCAGAATCCAAACAGTTGGGTGCAATCAGGGATGTTTTACTCTCCACTCTGAAGCCTCCAGAACTCGCTTCTGTCTCAGGCTTCAGGCTTTTCTCTGCATCGTGACTCTGTTCAGAGTTGTTCTCACTGGTGTGGGGCTGTTTAGACGGTGCTACGTGTCCCCGTGGGCCACTGAAAGCGCCCTGCGAGGCACTGCTGTGCCAAAGCCAGCTCCTACCTTTTTAGAAAACACTGACtggagataaaaataatttaggactgatttttcttcctgttgatAGCGGCAGGTAAAGAGTACATTCTAGAGTTGTAAATGAATGTGTTTCCCTGCTGTAATTAAAGAGTCCTTTCTCCCAAGAGGGTACTAGAGTGCAAAAGAGAACGGactctttgcttttgctcaTGAAACAGGTTTGTGTGTGCGTTGTGTGATATGAAAGCATGATTCCTGACACAGTGTAATTTTATTTCCCGTTTAAAACTTtgtcaattatttttaattgcaaagaaTCTGTCAAGCCCTTTCTGAGCAGTGAATTTACTGTTGTGAGTTTCTGGTTTGCTAGAACACCCAGGACTAAGGCTTACAGGAATTCTTTTTCCCAGCCCTCGCTATGGTTGAATTTTTGTCTCTGCAAACCTTCCTGTAGCAATTTGAGGCCTGTGCCTGCTCCGATGGCCTTGACGCGTCCCTTCTCTTTGCCACTTTAAAAGGGACCGTGCGGACCAGCAGTGCGAGGTGCCGGGGGGGCTTCCTAAGGTGCAGTGGGGAGGCGACGCGTGAGCTCCACAGCGGGAGGGAATCCTCTGCGCCCTCACCCTCTGCAAAcgggggctgctggggagcCGGGTTCACCCCGGAGCTGCTGGAAGGACGTTCCCCGCTCTCCAGTGCCGCCGCCTGGGAATAGCCGTTCCTTTTCCCGGAGCCCGCGGGAGAGCAGGGAGGCCGGCAAGGCAGGCGGCGGCTCCAGGAGTGCACGCCCGGGTTCCCACCGCGTTATCCCGGGAAAAACCGGGAGCGTGTCGGCGCTGGGGCTGCCGATCGCGCGTGGTGGGAGAGCCCTGCTTAAATGTGCCCGCTCCGTCCCGGCAGGGCTGCTCCTCCGGGATCGGGCTGCTCCATCCCGGCTGCTCCTCCGGGATCGGGCTGCTCCTCCGGGATCGGGCTGCTCCGTCCCGGCTGCTCCTCCGGGATCGGGCTGCTCCATCCCGGCGGGGCTGCTCCTCCGGGATCGGGCTGCTCCTCCGGGATCgggctgctccatcccagcGGGGCTGCTCCTCCGGGATCGGGCTGCTCCGTCCCGGCTGCTCCGTCCCGGCTGCTCCGTCCCGGCGGCTCCTCCGGGACCGGGCTGCTCGCCCCGCTCGCTCGGCTGGTGGCCACGGCCGGTGAAGCGGCGAGGGCGAATATTCGCGAGTGCCGCCGAACTCTGAGAGCGGGGAGCAGCcgggggggcgcggggccggggaAACCTCCTCGCGCCGGTCAGCGCGGAGCCTCCTCGAGCCGCGGGGGACGGGGGAAGCggggaaggaaaagagggaaaggggggaaagagggaaggggggaataggaaaaaaaaggaaaggagggaagggggaaaagagggaaggaaagaaggagggaaggaaggaagaaggagaggagggcaggagggcGGCCCTGCCCCGCGCGGCGGTCAAAGGTTCCCAGCAGGAGGCCGGGCACTAGAGGGCGAtccccggccccgcggcgggCGGGTATAAGTAGGGCTGGCGGGAGGCAGGCAGCCCACTAGGACGGGGCAGCGGGCGGCGAGCGGGGCCGGGCAGGGACGGGCGGGGGACAGGGAAGCAGCCTCCGGGGCTGCCGCCGCCCGGCCCGAACCCTGGATCGCGGGAGCCCTTCACCATGCCCGGCAGACTGTAGGTGCTTCATGGAGCAAGCCAACTTCTACGAGGTCGATTCCCGGCCCCCGATGAGCAGCGGGCAGCACCACCAGCTCCAGACTCCCCTTCCCGGCGGCGCCTACGGCTACAGAGAGGCTCCCTCGGCGGCGGCACCTGCCGCGGGCGGCGCCGAGCTCGGCGACATCTGCGACAACGAGAACTCCATCGACATCAGCGCCTACATCGACCCCGCCGCCTTCAACGACGAGTTCCTGGCCGACCTGTTCCAGCACAGcaagcagcaggagaaagccAAGGCGGCGCTGGCCGGGGATTTCGATTTCCACGGCATGCACGGGGCGGGCGCCGCCGCCTCGGCCCCGGGGCACCCCGCGCAGCCCCCGCCGCAGCCGCTCTTCGGCTGCGTGCCCGGCTACATGGACGGCAAGCTCGACCCCCTCTACGAGCGCATCGCCGCGCCGGGGCTGCGGCCGCTGGTCATCAAGCAGGAGCCCCGCGAGGACGAGGAGGCGGCGGTCAAGTCGGCCGCGCTGTCGGCGCTTTACCACGCtccgcagcagcagcatcaccaccaccaccacccgtCCCACCTGCAGTACCAGATCGCGCACTGCGCGCAGACCGCCGTGCACCTCCAGCCCGGCCACCCCACGCCGCCCCCCACGCCCGTGCCCAGCCCGCACCACCCGCCGCCCGGCGGCCTCAAGCTGCTGCCGGCCGACCACCGCGGCAAAGCCAAGAAGGCGGTGGACAAGAACAGCAACGAGTACCGGGTGCGCCGCGAGAGGAACAACATCGCGGTGCGCAAGAGCCGGGACAAGGCGAAGCAGCGCAACGTGGAGACGCAGCAGAAGGTGCTGGAGCTCACCACCGACAACGAGCGGCTGCGCAAGCGGGTGGAGCAGCTCACCCGCGAGCTCGAGACTCTGCGCGGCATCTTCAGGCAGCTGCCCGAGAGCTCGCTGGTCAAGGCCATGGGCAGCTGCGCTTAGCCCGGCGGGGAcgctccccgcccgcccccgGCGCCCTCGCCCCCGGCCCGGGCCGGGGAGCACGGTGGCTCCagccctttccttttctcttggtTGGGTTCGGTTTCGTTCCGTTCGTTTGGCTTTTTCGACGATTAACGACCGATGCGAGAAGCCGGGCAGCTGTAGTGTTGAGAGGTTTGTGCCTTAGGGATGACGCACGAATAAGCTGAGAGCgcggtgggtttttttaaggagagaggcgaggggaaggaggaaactCAAAAGCCCACGTGTCTACACAGggtaaataacaataataataataatagtaataaatcACGGACGGCCATCCAGATGTGCCTTAAAAGCTGGCTGCGGGAGCTCTGGGGCTCTCTGTTCCCTCCAGCCTGGCAGGGCGTGAGGCGAAAGGGGCGATGGACGTGTGG carries:
- the CEBPA gene encoding CCAAT/enhancer-binding protein alpha; this translates as MEQANFYEVDSRPPMSSGQHHQLQTPLPGGAYGYREAPSAAAPAAGGAELGDICDNENSIDISAYIDPAAFNDEFLADLFQHSKQQEKAKAALAGDFDFHGMHGAGAAASAPGHPAQPPPQPLFGCVPGYMDGKLDPLYERIAAPGLRPLVIKQEPREDEEAAVKSAALSALYHAPQQQHHHHHHPSHLQYQIAHCAQTAVHLQPGHPTPPPTPVPSPHHPPPGGLKLLPADHRGKAKKAVDKNSNEYRVRRERNNIAVRKSRDKAKQRNVETQQKVLELTTDNERLRKRVEQLTRELETLRGIFRQLPESSLVKAMGSCA